One region of Quercus lobata isolate SW786 chromosome 2, ValleyOak3.0 Primary Assembly, whole genome shotgun sequence genomic DNA includes:
- the LOC115975272 gene encoding GDSL esterase/lipase At5g08460 isoform X1 — protein MALNLLVSLFSILISTIFPQPRALQYSQHDRFAFGPNLIHSIITPTSSPTSSTSISPPQPSSLAPALFIIGDSSVDCGTNNFLVTMARADHLPYGRDFDTHRPTGRFCNGRIPVDYLALRLGLPFVPSYLGQNGNVEDMIHGVNYASAGAGIIFTSGSELGQHISLLEQIQQFTDTYQQFILSMGEHRAADLISNSVFYLSIGINDYIHYYLRNVSNVQNLYLPWSFNQFLASTIWQQIKNLYDLNVRKLVVMGLAPIGCAPHYLWQYRSENGECIESINDMVREFNFLMRYMIEELGEELPDSNIIFCDMFEGSMDIIKNHENYGFNDTTAACCGLGEYRGWILCLSSQMACSNASTYIWWDQFHPTDAVNAILADNVWNGLHTKMCYPMNLKEMVLLKEN, from the exons ATGGCGCTCAATCTTCTTGTTTCTCTATTCTCCATTCTCATCTCCACCATTTTCCCACAACCAAGAGCTCTCCAATACTCACAACACGACCGCTTCGCTTTCGGGCCGAACCTCATCCACTCCATTATCACCCCCACAAGTTCACCCACTTCTTCCACTTCAATCTCTCCTCCACAACCCTCTTCTCTTGCCCCTGCACTCTTCATCATTGGCGACTCCTCCGTTGACTGTGGCACCAACAACTTCCTCGTCACTATGGCACGTGCCGACCACCTTCCTTATGGTCGAGATTTTGACACGCACCGCCCAACTGGGCGGTTCTGTAATGGAAGAATACCGGTTGATTATCTTG CTTTGCGGCTTGGGCTTCCCTTTGTACCAAGTTATCTTGGGCAGAATGGAAATGTTGAAGATATGATCCATGGAGTGAATTATGCTTCTGCTGGTGCTGGGATTATTTTCACTAGTGGTTCAGAATTG GGCCAACACATCTCGCTGTTAGAGCAAATTCAACAGTTTACAGATACCTATCAGCAGTTTATATTAAGTATGGGTGAGCATCGTGCAGCTGATCTCATCTCAAATTCAGTGTTCTACCTTTCAATTGGAATCAATGACTATATACATTACTATCTGCGTAATGTATCTAATGTACAAAATCTCTACTTACCGTGGAGTTTCAACCAGTTCTTAGCTTCTACAATATGGCAGCAAATCAAG AACCTGTATGACCTTAATGTCAGGAAACTGGTGGTCATGGGGTTGGCACCTATTGGTTGTGCACCTCACTACTTGTGGCAATACAGAAGTGAGAATGGAGAGTGCATTGAGTCGATAAATGACATGGTTAGGGAATTCAACTTTCTCATGAGATACATGATTGAGGAGCTTGGTGAGGAACTTCCCGATTCCAACATCATCTTCTGTGATATGTTTGAAGGCTCCATGGATATAATAAAGAACCATGAAAATTATG GTTTTAATGACACTACTGCTGCTTGCTGTGGGTTGGGTGAGTACAGGGGTTGGATCTTGTGCCTATCATCACAAATGGCTTGCAGTAATGCATCCACCTATATCTGGTGGGATCAGTTCCACCCAACTGATGCAGTAAATGCCATACTAGCAGATAATGTGTGGAATGGCCTGCACACAAAAATGTGCTATCCCATGAACTTGAAGGAAATGGTACTTCTCAAGGAAAACTGA
- the LOC115975272 gene encoding GDSL esterase/lipase At5g08460 isoform X2, with translation MALNLLVSLFSILISTIFPQPRALQYSQHDRFAFGPNLIHSIITPTSSPTSSTSISPPQPSSLAPALFIIGDSSVDCGTNNFLVTMARADHLPYGRDFDTHRPTGRFCNGRIPVDYLALRLGLPFVPSYLGQNGNVEDMIHGVNYASAGAGIIFTSGSELGQHISLLEQIQQFTDTYQQFILSMGEHRAADLISNSVFYLSIGINDYIHYYLRNVSNVQNLYLPWSFNQFLASTIWQQIKNLYDLNVRKLVVMGLAPIGCAPHYLWQYRSENGECIESINDMVREFNFLMRYMIEELGEELPDSNIIFCDMFEGSMDIIKNHENYGVGSCAYHHKWLAVMHPPISGGISSTQLMQ, from the exons ATGGCGCTCAATCTTCTTGTTTCTCTATTCTCCATTCTCATCTCCACCATTTTCCCACAACCAAGAGCTCTCCAATACTCACAACACGACCGCTTCGCTTTCGGGCCGAACCTCATCCACTCCATTATCACCCCCACAAGTTCACCCACTTCTTCCACTTCAATCTCTCCTCCACAACCCTCTTCTCTTGCCCCTGCACTCTTCATCATTGGCGACTCCTCCGTTGACTGTGGCACCAACAACTTCCTCGTCACTATGGCACGTGCCGACCACCTTCCTTATGGTCGAGATTTTGACACGCACCGCCCAACTGGGCGGTTCTGTAATGGAAGAATACCGGTTGATTATCTTG CTTTGCGGCTTGGGCTTCCCTTTGTACCAAGTTATCTTGGGCAGAATGGAAATGTTGAAGATATGATCCATGGAGTGAATTATGCTTCTGCTGGTGCTGGGATTATTTTCACTAGTGGTTCAGAATTG GGCCAACACATCTCGCTGTTAGAGCAAATTCAACAGTTTACAGATACCTATCAGCAGTTTATATTAAGTATGGGTGAGCATCGTGCAGCTGATCTCATCTCAAATTCAGTGTTCTACCTTTCAATTGGAATCAATGACTATATACATTACTATCTGCGTAATGTATCTAATGTACAAAATCTCTACTTACCGTGGAGTTTCAACCAGTTCTTAGCTTCTACAATATGGCAGCAAATCAAG AACCTGTATGACCTTAATGTCAGGAAACTGGTGGTCATGGGGTTGGCACCTATTGGTTGTGCACCTCACTACTTGTGGCAATACAGAAGTGAGAATGGAGAGTGCATTGAGTCGATAAATGACATGGTTAGGGAATTCAACTTTCTCATGAGATACATGATTGAGGAGCTTGGTGAGGAACTTCCCGATTCCAACATCATCTTCTGTGATATGTTTGAAGGCTCCATGGATATAATAAAGAACCATGAAAATTATG GGGTTGGATCTTGTGCCTATCATCACAAATGGCTTGCAGTAATGCATCCACCTATATCTGGTGGGATCAGTTCCACCCAACTGATGCAGTAA
- the LOC115975275 gene encoding phosphatidylinositol 4-kinase gamma 4-like — protein sequence MSAAGVALSPIRKESVNSAGHYRSGEGSILVYLTVAGSVIPMRVLESDSISSVKLRIQTCKGFVVKKQKLVYGGRELARNDTLIKDYGVTGGDVLHLVLKLSDLLLITVRTICGKEFEFQVDRYRNVGYIKQRIWKKEKGLADLEDKELFCNGKRLEDQVLVDDICNNDDAVIHLVVQKSAKVRAKPVEKDLELLVVAATENERRDGRVQGEKQPGELQVVKREPPVRDFSLEPITINPKAKLPSFMWDMINSTFDGLERGNQPIRSSEGTGGAYFMQDSLGLEYVSVFKPIDEEPMAVYNPTGLPVSTNGEGLKRGTKVGEGALREVATYVLDHPRSGPRILSGEAIGFAGVPPTALVRCLHKGFNHPEGYDCTSKNVKIGSLQLFMKNDGSCEDIGPGSFPVDEVHKISVLDIRMANADRHAGNILFRKREDGQTVLIPIDHGYCLPEIFEDCTFDWLYWPQARQPYSPDTVDYINSLDAEQDIALLKFYGWDIPLECARTLRVSTMLLKKGVERGLTPFAIGSIMCRENLTKESVIEEIVREAKDSLLPGMSEAVLLEAVSQIMDSQLDKLA from the exons ATGTCTGCTGCTGGTGTTGCTTTGAGTCCGATTCGCAAAGAATCAGTGAATTCTGCCGGGCATTATCGAAGCGGGGAAGGATCCATTCTTGTATACCTTACTGTTGCTGGATCTGTGATTCCTATGCGGGTGTTGGAGTCCGATTCAATATCATCAGTGAAACTTAGGATCCAGACATGTAAAGGGTTTGTAGTGAAGAAGCAGAAGCTAGTTTATGGAGGTAGAGAATTGGCTAGGAATGATACGCTCATCAAGGACTATGGTGTCACTGGTGGGGATGTTCTGCATTTGGTTCTAAAGCTCTCTGATCTCCTGTTGATCACTGTTAGGACCATTTGTGGAAAGGAGTTTGAATTTCAAGTTGATAGGTATCGAAATGTCGGGTATATCAAGCAACGTATttggaagaaagagaaaggtttGGCTGATCTTGAGGATAAAGAACTTTTCTGCAATGGTAAGAGACTCGAGGACCAGGTTCTCGTCGATGATATTTGCAATAACGATGATGCTGTGATTCATTTGGTGGTTCAGAAATCTGCCAAAGTTAGAGCTAAACCTGTTGAGAAAGATTTGGAACTTTTGGTTGTGGCAGCAACAGAAAATGAAAGGAGAGATGGAAGAGTTCAAGGAGAAAAGCAACCGGGGGAGCTTCAAGTTGTAAAAAGAGAGCCACCGGTTAGAGATTTCTCTTTGGAACCGATTACCATTAATCCCAAGGCCAAATTGCCCTCGTTTATGTGGGATATGATTAACTCTACATTTGATGGTTTGGAGAGAGGCAATCAACCCATCAGGTCCTCTGAAGGCACAGGAGGAGCTTATTTTATGCAAGATTCATTGGGTCTAGAGTACGTTTCCGTTTTCAAGCCTATTGATGAGGAGCCTATGGCTGTATATAATCCTACGGGTCTACCTGTGTCAACAAATGGAGAAGGTTTGAAAAGGGGGACAAAGGTTGGAGAAGGAGCATTGAGAGAAGTTGCAACTTATGTATTGGATCATCCAAGAAGTGGGCCTCGTATCCTATCAGGTGAAGCGATAGGCTTTGCTGGTGTACCTCCTACAGCCTTGGTCCGCTGCTTGCACAAAGGATTTAATCATCCAGAAGGGTATGATTGCACATCAAAGAATGTTAAAATTGGCTCACTGCAATTGTTCATGAAGAACGATGGAAGTTGCGAGGACATTGGTCCTGGGTCTTTCCCTGTGGATGAGGTACACAAGATCAGTGTGCTTGACATAAGAATGGCCAATGCAGATAGGCATGCTGGGAACATATTGTTCCGCAAAAGGGAGGATGGTCAGACTGTTCTCATTCCAATTGATCATGGCTACTGCTTGCCTGAGATT TTTGAAGATTGCACCTTTGATTGGCTTTACTGGCCGCAAGCCCGTCAGCCTTACTCTCCTGACACTGTGGATTACATAAATTCACTAGATGCTGAACAAGATATAGCACTTCTGAAATTTTATGGATGGGACATTCCACTTGAGTGTGCCCGCACACTCCGTGTATCTACCATGCTTCTGAAGAAAGGAGTAGAGAGAGGTCTCACTCCCTTTGCCATTGGAAGCATCATGTGCAGAGAAAATTTGACAAAGGAATCTGTGATTGAGGAGATTGTTCGTGAAGCCAAGGATTCCTTGCTCCCTGGCATGAGTGAAGCTGTGCTTCTTGAAGCAGTCTCCCAAATCATGGACTCCCAGCTTGACAAGCTTGCATAA